A genome region from Hydrogenoanaerobacterium saccharovorans includes the following:
- a CDS encoding chemotaxis protein CheD: MSKIVTVGISDINLVSAPDVLVTYALGSCVGICLLDPLSRLGGLAHIMLPSSKQLPNIPPSNKFADTAILNLVKQMESLGARKARLKAKIAGGACMFNCVNNTAISNIGKRNVAEVKNILATLGIPILAEDTGSDYGRTLYFYPENGTMKIKSALKGESFY; encoded by the coding sequence ATGAGCAAAATAGTGACAGTTGGTATATCAGACATTAACCTTGTTTCTGCACCGGATGTTTTAGTCACTTATGCACTGGGTTCTTGTGTTGGAATTTGCCTCCTTGATCCATTGAGCCGTTTGGGAGGACTTGCCCATATTATGTTGCCTTCAAGTAAACAGCTGCCTAACATTCCGCCTTCCAATAAATTTGCTGATACGGCAATTCTTAATCTTGTAAAGCAAATGGAATCATTGGGAGCCCGAAAGGCCCGATTAAAAGCTAAAATTGCGGGCGGCGCTTGTATGTTTAACTGCGTAAATAACACAGCCATTTCCAATATCGGAAAAAGAAATGTAGCTGAGGTAAAAAATATTCTGGCAACGCTTGGAATACCTATATTAGCGGAAGATACAGGAAGTGATTATGGGAGAACCTTGTATTTCTACCCAGAAAATGGTACAATGAAGATAAAATCGGCGTTAAAAGGCGAAAGCTTTTATTGA
- a CDS encoding chemotaxis protein CheC gives MQENIYKNLGAAQIDVLAEIGNIGSGNAATALSTMLNTSISIQTPTVKIMDINKAADMLGGPENVVVGILSVMQGDVEGMMLFLLESEFACKTLNVLLGSDYKDFNSIDEMGQSALIEIANIMAYSYANALAALTDFFISLTVPSMCYDMLGAVLSEPSIVFAEVGDQLMFIKGDMNVAGENMKSHMLMIPEAKSLQKIMEKLGVQG, from the coding sequence ATGCAGGAAAACATTTACAAGAACCTAGGCGCGGCGCAAATCGATGTGCTTGCCGAAATTGGCAACATTGGCTCAGGCAATGCAGCAACCGCACTTTCTACGATGTTGAACACCAGTATCAGCATCCAAACTCCCACCGTTAAAATTATGGATATCAACAAGGCGGCGGATATGTTGGGCGGACCAGAAAATGTTGTGGTTGGTATCCTTTCGGTTATGCAAGGCGATGTAGAAGGAATGATGCTGTTTTTGCTGGAAAGTGAGTTTGCTTGCAAAACGTTGAATGTTCTTTTGGGCTCGGACTATAAGGATTTTAACAGCATTGATGAAATGGGGCAATCTGCACTGATTGAGATTGCTAATATTATGGCTTATTCCTATGCAAATGCACTTGCTGCGCTTACCGACTTTTTTATTTCGCTCACTGTGCCCTCCATGTGTTACGATATGCTAGGGGCGGTCCTAAGCGAACCAAGCATTGTATTTGCAGAAGTCGGCGACCAGCTGATGTTTATTAAAGGCGATATGAATGTGGCAGGCGAGAATATGAAAAGCCACATGCTGATGATACCCGAAGCAAAATCGCTGCAAAAAATTATGGAAAAGTTGGGCGTACAAGGATGA
- a CDS encoding sigma-70 family RNA polymerase sigma factor, whose amino-acid sequence MIENQYKLDDPVEVMKKYHETGSVEIRNQLILHYSYIARSAAMQMRGIASNFAQVEDIVNEGVLTLIDCIEKFDIEKGVKFETYAYMRIRGSVIDFVRKQDWLPRRVRKTAKDIDRAYDELSNKYMREPKSSEIAEYLQISEEALSKHYSEISNSVLLSFEGVVQNTLQTGFADEGGTAGEDSQPENHIFHQELKDTLENSISELTEKEQTVLSLYYYESLKYSDIAKVLEVSESRVCQIHTKAILKLKGKMEHYVKG is encoded by the coding sequence ATGATTGAAAATCAATATAAACTGGATGATCCTGTTGAAGTAATGAAAAAGTATCATGAAACGGGAAGTGTAGAGATTCGCAACCAACTTATACTTCACTACAGCTATATTGCACGTTCCGCTGCAATGCAAATGAGGGGAATCGCCTCCAATTTTGCGCAAGTTGAAGATATTGTAAATGAAGGTGTGCTTACTCTTATAGACTGTATTGAAAAGTTTGATATCGAGAAAGGCGTTAAATTTGAAACTTACGCCTATATGAGAATACGTGGCTCGGTTATTGATTTTGTTCGTAAGCAGGATTGGCTCCCACGCAGGGTGCGAAAAACAGCGAAAGATATTGATAGGGCATACGATGAGCTTTCTAATAAATATATGCGAGAACCCAAATCAAGTGAAATTGCTGAGTACCTGCAAATATCAGAAGAAGCACTCAGCAAGCATTACAGTGAAATATCAAACTCTGTTTTGCTTTCGTTCGAGGGTGTTGTTCAAAACACTTTGCAAACAGGTTTTGCCGATGAAGGCGGAACAGCAGGGGAGGATTCTCAACCCGAAAATCACATCTTTCATCAAGAGTTAAAAGATACGCTTGAAAATTCAATCAGTGAGCTTACGGAAAAAGAACAAACTGTTCTTTCACTTTACTATTACGAAAGCCTCAAATATTCCGACATTGCAAAAGTACTTGAGGTCAGCGAATCCAGAGTATGCCAAATACATACAAAAGCAATTTTAAAATTAAAGGGAAAAATGGAACACTATGTGAAAGGTTGA
- a CDS encoding flagellar hook-basal body protein → MLNGFFTAASGMFMQQRTLNVLSNNIANAKTPGFRSKRVVSTTFEQALLMRQEGNNSVQIGAGAPIRIVDSVPTQFDPSFLQETGRPFDMAIEGDGFFTIQGGEQQYLTRNGNFDIDEEGYLVLRGQGRVLGEDGAIQLNTSSFSVDEDGTVYDADGRRIDRLLVVQPEDYNALQSYENGMYGLDGAQMENMQAGNVRVAQGVLEQSNIDMNREMSMAMEVQRTFQSCSKALTTIDQLNQKTVNELGRL, encoded by the coding sequence ATGCTGAACGGTTTTTTTACAGCGGCATCCGGTATGTTTATGCAGCAGCGTACATTGAATGTACTGTCAAATAACATTGCAAATGCAAAAACTCCCGGCTTTCGCAGCAAACGAGTTGTGAGCACCACTTTTGAGCAAGCTTTGCTTATGAGGCAAGAAGGAAACAATTCTGTGCAAATCGGCGCAGGAGCACCGATTCGTATTGTCGATTCAGTTCCCACACAGTTTGACCCATCATTTCTGCAAGAAACTGGCAGACCGTTTGATATGGCAATTGAGGGCGATGGATTTTTTACGATACAAGGTGGAGAGCAACAATATCTAACACGCAACGGCAACTTTGATATCGACGAAGAGGGATATCTTGTGTTGCGTGGCCAGGGAAGAGTGCTGGGTGAAGATGGAGCTATTCAGCTAAATACATCTTCTTTTTCAGTGGATGAAGACGGTACGGTTTATGATGCAGATGGCAGAAGGATTGACCGATTGCTGGTAGTGCAGCCCGAGGATTACAACGCATTGCAAAGTTATGAGAACGGGATGTACGGTTTAGATGGAGCTCAAATGGAGAACATGCAAGCAGGCAATGTTCGAGTGGCACAGGGTGTTCTTGAACAATCCAACATAGATATGAACCGCGAAATGTCAATGGCAATGGAGGTTCAGCGTACCTTCCAATCTTGCAGTAAAGCACTCACCACAATTGACCAGCTGAACCAAAAAACCGTAAACGAGTTGGGTAGATTATAA
- the flhA gene encoding flagellar biosynthesis protein FlhA, which yields MKKYNFIVAVFVVMIIFLIIVPLPPFWLDLMFILNLTLSFVILITSMYIRESLEFSIFPSILLITTLFRLSLNISSTRLILLKNGNAGMVVKTFGEFVIQGNAVVGFIIFLIIVLVQFIVITKGSERVAEVAARFTLDAMPGKQMAIDADLNSGLIDEQQARERRLKIQREADFFGSMDGASKFVKGDAIMSIIVTFVNLIGGVIMGFINQVGSFREIMQIYTTATVGDGLISQLPALLISVATGMIVTRSASENNLNEEVAKQFLSQPKVLIMSGITIGALCLIPGFPKLQIITVSVGMVILGVILNRKGSPVVQAEEGLLPETEVTSEASYYKNIDNVYGLLAIEQVEMEFGYSLIPLVDESNGGSFIDRVVMFRKQLALEMGMVIPSVRLKDSGQLNPNQYCIKFKGEEVARGDILVDHYLALSPGEIAEEIEGIDTIEPAFNIPAKWISNDKKIKAELAGYTLIDPTSVIITHLSEVIKAHLHELLNRQEVNNLLANLRKTNETIVNDTIPDIITVGNLQKVLANLLREGVPIRDMETIVEILSDYGAQIKDTDMLTEYVRQSLKRAISHKFSEAGQMKVISLDAKIENMIMGAVKKMDSGSYLALDPQTIQNIVSATTTEINKIKDLVQIPTVLTSPIVRIYFKKLIDQFYPNIVVLSFSEIDNNIQIQALGNISLA from the coding sequence TTGAAGAAGTATAATTTTATCGTAGCAGTTTTTGTCGTGATGATCATCTTCTTAATTATCGTACCGCTTCCGCCTTTTTGGCTGGATTTGATGTTCATCTTAAACCTGACTCTTTCATTTGTAATTTTAATCACCAGCATGTACATACGGGAATCTCTTGAGTTTTCTATTTTCCCGTCCATACTTTTGATTACAACTTTGTTTCGATTGTCATTAAATATTTCGTCCACGAGATTGATTTTGCTTAAAAACGGCAATGCGGGCATGGTTGTAAAAACATTTGGAGAATTCGTCATCCAAGGCAATGCCGTGGTAGGCTTTATTATATTCCTGATTATTGTTTTGGTTCAGTTTATCGTCATTACCAAAGGTTCTGAACGTGTGGCTGAAGTTGCAGCCCGCTTTACATTGGATGCTATGCCCGGTAAACAGATGGCAATTGACGCGGACTTGAACTCTGGATTGATTGACGAACAGCAGGCAAGAGAACGCCGTTTAAAAATCCAGCGTGAGGCTGACTTTTTCGGCTCGATGGATGGTGCTTCCAAGTTTGTAAAAGGCGATGCCATCATGTCCATCATCGTCACGTTCGTTAACCTTATCGGCGGTGTGATTATGGGGTTCATCAACCAAGTGGGTAGTTTTAGAGAGATTATGCAAATTTACACCACCGCAACAGTAGGCGACGGACTGATATCGCAGTTGCCAGCCCTGCTTATTTCGGTTGCCACCGGTATGATTGTTACCCGTTCCGCATCAGAAAACAACCTAAACGAAGAGGTTGCAAAGCAGTTTTTATCACAGCCTAAGGTTCTTATCATGTCAGGCATTACTATAGGTGCTTTATGCTTGATACCCGGCTTCCCTAAGCTACAAATCATTACTGTTTCCGTTGGTATGGTTATCCTTGGTGTAATTCTAAATCGCAAGGGCAGCCCTGTGGTGCAAGCAGAAGAAGGCTTGTTGCCCGAAACTGAGGTTACCAGCGAGGCATCATACTATAAAAATATCGATAACGTATACGGTCTGCTTGCGATAGAACAAGTTGAAATGGAATTTGGATACAGTTTGATTCCGTTGGTGGACGAAAGCAATGGCGGCAGTTTTATTGACCGTGTGGTTATGTTTCGTAAGCAGCTTGCACTCGAAATGGGTATGGTTATTCCGTCTGTTCGGCTTAAAGACAGCGGACAGCTTAACCCAAACCAATATTGTATTAAGTTTAAGGGCGAAGAAGTTGCCCGCGGTGACATTTTGGTCGACCATTACCTTGCTCTTTCTCCGGGTGAAATTGCCGAGGAAATTGAAGGTATCGACACAATTGAGCCTGCATTCAATATTCCGGCAAAGTGGATCAGCAACGATAAAAAAATTAAGGCAGAGCTTGCTGGCTATACCTTGATTGACCCAACTTCAGTTATTATCACCCATCTGTCTGAGGTCATCAAAGCACATCTGCATGAATTGCTCAATAGGCAGGAGGTTAACAACCTGCTTGCGAACCTGCGCAAAACAAACGAGACCATTGTAAACGATACGATTCCCGACATCATTACGGTGGGGAATTTGCAAAAGGTTCTTGCCAACCTGCTTCGTGAAGGCGTGCCGATTCGTGATATGGAAACCATTGTAGAAATTTTGAGCGATTACGGTGCTCAAATCAAAGACACAGATATGCTTACCGAATATGTACGGCAATCGCTCAAGCGTGCAATTTCTCATAAGTTCTCTGAGGCAGGTCAAATGAAAGTAATCAGTTTGGATGCCAAAATAGAAAATATGATTATGGGTGCGGTTAAAAAAATGGACAGCGGCTCCTATCTTGCGCTTGACCCGCAGACAATTCAAAACATTGTATCTGCAACTACTACCGAAATCAATAAAATCAAAGATTTGGTTCAAATACCTACAGTGCTCACTTCACCCATTGTTCGTATTTACTTTAAAAAGCTGATTGATCAGTTTTATCCCAACATTGTGGTGCTGTCGTTCAGTGAAATTGACAACAACATACAAATACAGGCATTGGGAAATATCAGCTTAGCATGA
- a CDS encoding flagellar hook-basal body protein — protein sequence MNTAFYTAVSGMTTFQKDMDLVSNNMANINTVGYKPQKSSFSDLLYTQMNTRANGNFMTGHGVKIENVDMLFKQGMLNRTEYGLDFALVGEGFFCVDRGGENLEYTRNGSFSVGMDRKRAYLVTSDGGYVLDDRGRRIELNMKDNSNVADIDGIEERIGIYTFSNPYGLKPIGNTSLSPTELSGEAKAVRRDRDESEIELISGALELSDVDMSAEMVNVLQTQRAFQLNAKIVQTADQIEEMVNNLR from the coding sequence ATGAATACGGCATTTTATACCGCTGTTTCGGGAATGACAACCTTTCAAAAAGATATGGACCTGGTATCAAATAACATGGCAAATATCAACACCGTAGGTTACAAGCCGCAAAAATCATCTTTCAGCGACCTTTTGTATACTCAGATGAATACACGTGCAAACGGCAACTTTATGACCGGTCACGGCGTTAAAATAGAAAACGTCGATATGCTGTTTAAGCAAGGTATGCTCAACCGTACCGAGTACGGGTTAGATTTTGCACTGGTTGGCGAGGGCTTTTTCTGTGTTGACCGAGGCGGAGAAAATTTAGAATACACCCGTAACGGTTCATTTTCTGTAGGTATGGATCGCAAGCGTGCGTACCTTGTTACTTCTGATGGCGGTTATGTGCTTGATGACCGCGGAAGAAGAATTGAACTTAATATGAAAGATAACAGCAATGTGGCAGATATTGATGGTATTGAGGAACGAATCGGGATTTACACCTTCTCAAACCCCTATGGACTCAAACCAATCGGAAATACGAGCCTTTCGCCGACAGAACTTTCGGGCGAAGCAAAAGCTGTCCGCAGAGACCGTGATGAAAGTGAAATAGAGCTTATTTCGGGTGCTCTCGAGCTATCTGATGTAGATATGTCTGCTGAAATGGTAAATGTGCTTCAAACACAACGTGCTTTTCAGCTGAATGCAAAAATTGTTCAAACTGCCGACCAAATTGAAGAGATGGTTAACAACCTTAGATAA